A region of Takifugu flavidus isolate HTHZ2018 chromosome 2, ASM371156v2, whole genome shotgun sequence DNA encodes the following proteins:
- the gpalpp1 gene encoding GPALPP motifs-containing protein 1 isoform X2: MESHALIGPALPPMFKKKEDDEDSEDETTFSGPALPPGYKRAEPSSSDENEPELSSKRAKTTHTRSDNSAGKQPLLGPALPPGFCRAPYENDADNDDGDADAFLGPALPPGYKADSSSSEDEDVIGPMPSRGPNEDTLALDFERRARRMKEKLTGEDAPEVLTRDTWMTELPPELQHIGLGARTFKKRSGPENKDRSIWTDTPEDRERKAKERLEKKEKGEEEKHEAPQLTQKDLEMAEKVSKYNESKRAESLMNLHAKKMKEKAKEKANTPVERRPFDRDEDLQVNRFDEAQKQRLLKKSQELNTRFSHSKDKMFL, from the exons atGGAGTCACATGCCTTAATCGGACCGGCTCTACCTCCTATGTTTAAAAAgaaggaggatgatgaagattcTGAGGATGAAACAACAT TCTCCGGTCCTGCTTTGCCTCCGGGTTATAAAAGGGCAGAACCGAGTTCGTCTGATGAAAATGAACCCGAGCTGTCCAGTAAAAGAGCAAAGACGACGCATACCCGTTCTGATAATTCTGCAGGAAA GCAACCTTTACTGGGACCGGCGTTGCCTCCAGGGTTTTGTAGAGCACCATATGAAAATGATGCAGATAATGACGATGGAGATGCGGATGCTTTCCTTGGACCTGCCCTTCCTCCTGGTTACAAAGCTGATTCCTCCAGCAGTGAGGACGAGGATGTTATTGGGCCCATGCCTTCCAGAGGGCCTAATGAAGACACCTTGGCATTAGATTTTGAGCGCCGAGCAcgaagaatgaaagaaaagctgaCAGGAGAA GATGCTCCTGAGGTGCTGACACGAGACACGTGGATGACTGAGCTCCCACCTGAACTACAGCACATTGGTCTGGGGGCTCGAACATTCAAGAAGCGATCAGGCCCAGAGAACAAGGACCGCTCAATTTGGACGGATACTCCAGAAGACAGGGAGCGCAAAGCCAAG GAACGActtgaaaagaaagagaaaggtgAAGAGGAGAAACATGAGGCCCCTCAGCTCACTCAGAAGGACTTGGAAATGGCGGAGAAAGTTTCTAAATATAAC GAGTCAAAACGTGCAGAGTCTCTGATGAATTTGCACGCcaaaaaaatgaaggaaaaggcaAAGGAGAAGGCAAACACACCAGTGGAGAGGAGGCCATTCGATCGTGATGAAGACCTGCAGGTGAATCGCTTCGATGAGGCGCAGAAGCAGCGGCTGCTAAAGAAGTCTCAGGAACTAAACACCAGGTTCTCTCACAGCAAGgacaaaatgtttttgtaa
- the gpalpp1 gene encoding GPALPP motifs-containing protein 1 isoform X1, which produces MESHALIGPALPPMFKKKEDDEDSEDETTFSGPALPPGYKRAEPSSSDENEPELSSKRAKTTHTRSDNSAGKTKEPENDEDDGFFGPALPPGFKKQENSPDRQPLLGPALPPGFCRAPYENDADNDDGDADAFLGPALPPGYKADSSSSEDEDVIGPMPSRGPNEDTLALDFERRARRMKEKLTGEDAPEVLTRDTWMTELPPELQHIGLGARTFKKRSGPENKDRSIWTDTPEDRERKAKERLEKKEKGEEEKHEAPQLTQKDLEMAEKVSKYNESKRAESLMNLHAKKMKEKAKEKANTPVERRPFDRDEDLQVNRFDEAQKQRLLKKSQELNTRFSHSKDKMFL; this is translated from the exons atGGAGTCACATGCCTTAATCGGACCGGCTCTACCTCCTATGTTTAAAAAgaaggaggatgatgaagattcTGAGGATGAAACAACAT TCTCCGGTCCTGCTTTGCCTCCGGGTTATAAAAGGGCAGAACCGAGTTCGTCTGATGAAAATGAACCCGAGCTGTCCAGTAAAAGAGCAAAGACGACGCATACCCGTTCTGATAATTCTGCAGGAAA GACAAAGGAACCAGaaaatgatgaggatgatggctTTTTTGGACCAGCCCTGCCACCgggatttaaaaaacaggagAATTCACCAGATAG GCAACCTTTACTGGGACCGGCGTTGCCTCCAGGGTTTTGTAGAGCACCATATGAAAATGATGCAGATAATGACGATGGAGATGCGGATGCTTTCCTTGGACCTGCCCTTCCTCCTGGTTACAAAGCTGATTCCTCCAGCAGTGAGGACGAGGATGTTATTGGGCCCATGCCTTCCAGAGGGCCTAATGAAGACACCTTGGCATTAGATTTTGAGCGCCGAGCAcgaagaatgaaagaaaagctgaCAGGAGAA GATGCTCCTGAGGTGCTGACACGAGACACGTGGATGACTGAGCTCCCACCTGAACTACAGCACATTGGTCTGGGGGCTCGAACATTCAAGAAGCGATCAGGCCCAGAGAACAAGGACCGCTCAATTTGGACGGATACTCCAGAAGACAGGGAGCGCAAAGCCAAG GAACGActtgaaaagaaagagaaaggtgAAGAGGAGAAACATGAGGCCCCTCAGCTCACTCAGAAGGACTTGGAAATGGCGGAGAAAGTTTCTAAATATAAC GAGTCAAAACGTGCAGAGTCTCTGATGAATTTGCACGCcaaaaaaatgaaggaaaaggcaAAGGAGAAGGCAAACACACCAGTGGAGAGGAGGCCATTCGATCGTGATGAAGACCTGCAGGTGAATCGCTTCGATGAGGCGCAGAAGCAGCGGCTGCTAAAGAAGTCTCAGGAACTAAACACCAGGTTCTCTCACAGCAAGgacaaaatgtttttgtaa
- the ercc3 gene encoding general transcription and DNA repair factor IIH helicase subunit XPB produces MGKKDKSDRERRSKKRVNEEEDDEDDVGNESREAVPAAAGKQVDESGIKQDEYGAKDYRSQMQMKDDHASRPLWVAPDGHIFLEAFSPVYKYAQDFLIAIAEPVCRPTHIHEYKLTAYSLYAAVSVGLQTSDIVEYLQKLSKTSVPEGIVQFIKLCTVSYGKVKLVLKHNRYFAESAFPDVIQRLLQDNVIRECRLRTDDGADTELITEVIHSKSAIIKSLQDKADASTSQSNNGQTPSQQVPEDIFSYYEQMDKDEEEEEETQTVSFEIRQEMIEELQKRCIHLEYPLLAEYDFRNDSVNPDINIDLKPTAVLRPYQEKSLRKMFGNGRARSGVIVLPCGAGKSLVGVTAACTVRKRCLVLGNSSVSVEQWKSQFKMWSTIDDSQICRFTSDAKDKPIGCSVAISTYSMLGHTTKRSWEAERVMEWMRSQEWGLMILDEVHTIPAKMFRRVLTIVQAHCKLGLTATLVREDDKIVDLNFLIGPKLFEANWMELQNNGYIAKVQCAEVWCPMTPEFYREYVAIKTKKRILLYTMNPNKFRACQFLIRFHERRNDKIIVFADNVFALKEYAIRLNKPFIYGPTSQGERMQILQNFKHNPKINTIFISKVGDTSFDLPEANVLIQISSHGGSRRQEAQRLGRVLRAKKGMVAEEYNAYFYSLVSQDTQEMAYSTKRQRFLVDQGYSFKVITKLAGMEEEDLMLSSRDEHQQLLQKVLAASDLDAEEEVVAGEVGARPQFSRRTGTMSSMSGADDTVYMEYQSRGSKAAAAHKNIHPLFKRFRK; encoded by the exons ATGGGTAAAAAAGATAAATCAGATAGAG AGAGGAGGTCGAAGAAGCGTGTAAATGAGGAAGAagacgatgaagatgatgtgGGGAATGAGTCTCGGGAAGCcgtacctgctgctgcagggaaacaAGTGGATGAGTCCGGCATCAAACAGGATGAGTATGGGGCCAAAGATTACCGGTCTCAGATGCAAATGAAGGATGATCATGCTTCACGACCCCTCTGGGTG GCACCTGATGGCCACATTTTCCTGGAAGCCTTCTCTCCAGTTTATAAGTATGCCCAAGATTTCTTGATAGCCATTGCAGAGCCCGTCTGCAGGCCGACCCACATCCACGAGTACAAGTTGACAGCCTACTCCCTTTATGCTGCTGTCAGCGTAGGGCTGCAAACCTCTGATATTGTTGAATACCTGCAGAAACTCAGCAAGACTTCTGTGCCCGAGGGAATTGTTCAGTTCATTAAg CTATGCACAGTGAGCTATGGAAAAGTCAAGTTGGTTCTCAAGCACAATCG ATATTTCGCGGAGAGCGCTTTCCCTGATGTCATACAGCGGCTTCTGCAAGACAATGTGATCCGTGAATGTCGTCTACGCACGGATGATGGAGCGGACACTGAACTCATTACCGAAGTCATCCACAGCAAATCAGCA ATCATAAAGTCTTTGCAGGACAAGGCAGATGCTTCCACTTCACAGTCCAACAATGGTCAAACGCCATCCCAGCAGGTCCCAGAGGACATCTTCAGTTACTATGAACAGATGGATAAagacgaagaggaagaggaagagacccAGACTGTGTCCTTTGAGATTCGTCAG GAGATGATCGAAGAGCTTCAGAAGCGGTGTATTCACTTGGAATACCCTCTTCTAGCAGAGTACGACTTTCGCAATGACTCCGTTAACCCAGATATAAACATAGACCTCAAGCCTACTGCAGTGCTGCGACCCTACCAGGAAAAGAGCCTGCGGAAGATGTTTGGGAATGGCCGTGCCCGCTCTGGAGTCATTGTGCTGCCCTGTG GAGCGGGTAAATCTTTGGTGGGAGTGACGGCGGCGTGCACAGTTCGTAAACGCTGTCTGGTGTTGGGCAACTCTTCGGTGTCAGTGGAGCAGTGGAAGTCTCAGTTCAAGATGTGGTCCACTATTGATGACTCTCAGATCTGCCGCTTCACTTCTGACGCTAAAGACAAGCCCATCGGCTGCTCCGTAGCCATCAGCACCTATTCCATGCTGGGTCACACCACCAAGCGTTCGTGGGAGGCTGAGAGAGTAATGGAATGGATGCGGAGCCAGGAATGGGGGCTGATGATCCTGGATGAGGTGCACACTATTCCTG CCAAAATGTTTCGGCGAGTTCTGACCATTGTCCAGGCTCATTGCAAACTGGGCCTCACTGCCACACTGGTCAGGGAAGATGACAAGATTGTGGACCTCAACTTTCTAATCGGTCCGAAGTTGTTTGAGGCAAATTGGATGGAATTACAGAACAATGGATACATTGCCAAAGTACAGTGTGCGGAG GTATGGTGTCCCATGACTCCAGAGTTTTACAGGGAGTATGTGGCCATTAAGACGAAGAAACGGATCTTGCTGTATACGATGAACCCGAACAAGTTCCGTGCTTGCCAGTTTCTCATTCGTTTCCACGAACGTCGCAACGACAAGATCATCGTCTTTGCTGACAATGTGTTCGCCTTAAAGGAATATGCCATTCGCCTCAACAA GCCTTTTATCTATGGTCCAACATCCCAAGGTGAACGAATGCAAATTCTCCAGAACTTCAAACACAACCCCAAGATAAACACAATTTTTATCTCCAAG GTGGGCGACACCTCGTTTGACTTGCCAGAAGCTAATGTTTTGATTCAGATCTCCTCTCATGGTGGATCACGCAGACAAGAGGCCCAGAGACTTGGCAGAGTTTTACGAGCCAAGAAAG GAATGGTGGCAGAAGAGTACAATGCCTACTTCTATTCGCTGGTCTCTCAGGACACGCAGGAGATGGCTTACTCAACAAAAAGGCAGCGTTTCCTGGTGGACCAGGGATACAGCTTTAAG gtgATCACAAAGTTAGCAGGCATGGAGGAAGAAGACCTGATGCTCTCCTCTAGAGACGAACACCAGCAACTACTTCAAAAAGTCCTCGCTGCTTCAGACCTGGATGCTGAGGAGGAAGTGGTAGCAGGGGAGGTGGGCGCACGGCCGCAG ttttCAAGGAGAACAGGAACCATGAGCTCCATGTCTGGCGCTGACGACACCGTCTACATGGAATATCAGAGTCGAGgcagcaaagctgcagcagcacacaagAATATCCATCCTCTGTTCAAGCGCTTTCGAAAATAG